In Magnetospirillum sp. XM-1, a single window of DNA contains:
- a CDS encoding cation-transporting P-type ATPase yields the protein MRIQDLPAEAVYEALGTSSEGLSAAEVARRLAEFGVNQVERIVSDPLPLRFARQFTHLFAVVLWLAAGMALFAETRQPGQGMGTLAIAIVLVIVINGGFSFWQEYRSERALESLILLLPLKVKVRRGGELVEVAVTELVPGDVVVLEEGNAVPADCRVVRSMGVQVNLASITGESVPVVRDSEPDSSAEPGEARNVLPTGADIASGEAEAVVFATGMRTMLGAIAHLTQTAGQQASPLQKEVIRLSRIITLMAAGSGVAFFAIGMAGGMEIWHASIFAIGLMVANVPEGLLPTVTLALAMASRRLARKNVLVRKLTGVETLGSTTVICTDKTGTLTENRMQARRAFMAGRLMEADSIAAGGLAGRLALETAGLCQTLDVVDQKLVGDPTEIALVNLAGGMPAVEPLDGISFDSSRRRMALLYSGESGPVLHVKGALESLLPLCDRIAGSDGVRTIAEADRKALAQAEIDMAEAGMRVLALARREMEPGTAKEEWENELVLLGLVGLQDPPRPEVPDAVARCRVAGIKVVMVTGDHPRTAEAVARQVGLVTRHRPRIIVGDHLQRISKTQLQLALDAPEIIFARTRADQKWRIVEALQAKGEVVAVTGDGVNDAPALKQADIGIAMGASGTDMARQAADMVLLDDNFASIVAAIEEGRAVFDNIRKFLTYILTSNIPEMVPYLLFAVFSVPLGLTVAQILAIDLGTDMVPALALAVEQPRADVMNRPPRARRERLIDTALLVRAYGFLGPLQAAGAMAAFFAVLHAGGWFWGKELPTDSVLYLHATTACLATVVIMQMANLFVCRSHDRSAFWLGPRTNRLIPAGLAFEGVLITALVYSPLGNILFATAPLMWGDWLRACLFAALLLAEEVRKLFVRHGVLQNK from the coding sequence ATGCGCATCCAGGACCTGCCGGCCGAAGCGGTTTACGAGGCCCTGGGCACCTCGTCGGAGGGCCTTTCCGCCGCAGAGGTCGCGCGGCGTCTGGCGGAGTTCGGCGTCAACCAGGTGGAGCGGATCGTTTCGGACCCCCTGCCGTTGCGCTTCGCCCGCCAGTTCACCCATCTGTTCGCGGTGGTACTGTGGCTGGCGGCGGGCATGGCCCTGTTCGCCGAGACCCGGCAGCCCGGCCAGGGCATGGGAACCCTGGCCATCGCCATCGTGCTGGTGATCGTCATCAACGGCGGCTTTTCCTTCTGGCAGGAATACCGCAGCGAGCGCGCCCTGGAATCCCTGATCCTGCTGCTGCCGCTCAAGGTCAAGGTCCGGCGCGGCGGTGAACTGGTCGAGGTCGCGGTCACCGAACTGGTGCCGGGCGACGTGGTGGTGTTGGAGGAGGGCAACGCGGTTCCGGCCGATTGCCGCGTGGTCCGCTCCATGGGCGTTCAGGTCAACCTGGCCTCCATCACCGGGGAATCCGTGCCGGTGGTCCGCGATTCCGAACCTGATTCTTCGGCGGAGCCGGGCGAGGCCCGCAACGTTCTGCCGACCGGAGCCGATATCGCTTCCGGTGAGGCCGAGGCGGTGGTCTTCGCTACCGGCATGCGCACCATGCTTGGCGCCATCGCCCACCTGACCCAGACCGCGGGCCAACAGGCGTCGCCGCTGCAAAAGGAGGTCATCCGGCTGTCGCGGATCATCACCCTGATGGCGGCGGGCAGCGGCGTGGCGTTCTTCGCCATCGGCATGGCCGGCGGCATGGAGATCTGGCACGCCTCCATCTTCGCCATCGGGCTGATGGTCGCCAACGTGCCCGAGGGGCTGCTGCCCACCGTCACCCTGGCCCTGGCCATGGCCAGCCGGCGGCTCGCCCGCAAGAACGTGCTGGTCCGCAAGCTGACCGGGGTGGAGACCCTGGGCTCGACCACCGTCATCTGCACCGACAAGACCGGTACCTTGACCGAAAACCGCATGCAGGCCCGGCGGGCCTTCATGGCCGGCCGTCTGATGGAGGCCGATTCCATCGCCGCGGGCGGTCTGGCCGGAAGGCTGGCCCTGGAAACCGCCGGCCTGTGCCAGACCCTGGACGTGGTGGACCAGAAGCTGGTGGGCGACCCGACCGAGATCGCCCTGGTGAACCTGGCAGGTGGTATGCCCGCCGTCGAACCGCTCGACGGGATTTCCTTCGATTCCTCCCGCCGCCGCATGGCGCTGCTTTATTCCGGGGAAAGCGGTCCGGTGCTGCATGTGAAGGGGGCGCTGGAATCGCTGCTGCCGCTTTGCGACCGGATCGCCGGCTCCGACGGCGTCCGGACGATCGCCGAAGCCGACCGCAAGGCCCTCGCCCAGGCCGAGATCGATATGGCGGAGGCGGGCATGCGGGTGCTGGCCCTGGCTCGCCGGGAGATGGAACCCGGTACCGCCAAGGAGGAATGGGAGAACGAGTTGGTGCTGTTGGGCCTGGTCGGCTTGCAGGATCCGCCGCGTCCCGAGGTTCCCGACGCGGTGGCGCGCTGCCGCGTGGCCGGCATCAAGGTGGTGATGGTCACCGGCGATCATCCCCGCACCGCCGAGGCGGTGGCCCGCCAGGTGGGGCTGGTCACCCGGCACCGTCCGCGCATCATCGTCGGCGATCACCTGCAACGCATTTCCAAAACCCAACTTCAGTTGGCGCTGGACGCCCCGGAGATCATCTTCGCCCGCACCCGGGCCGACCAGAAATGGCGCATCGTCGAAGCGTTGCAGGCCAAGGGCGAGGTGGTGGCCGTCACAGGCGACGGCGTCAATGACGCCCCGGCCCTCAAGCAGGCCGATATCGGCATCGCCATGGGAGCGTCGGGCACCGACATGGCGCGGCAGGCCGCCGACATGGTGCTGCTGGACGACAATTTCGCAAGCATCGTCGCCGCCATCGAGGAGGGGCGCGCCGTCTTCGACAACATCCGCAAGTTCTTGACCTACATCCTGACCTCCAACATTCCCGAGATGGTGCCCTACCTGCTGTTCGCGGTGTTCAGCGTGCCGCTGGGCTTGACGGTGGCGCAGATCCTGGCCATCGACTTGGGCACCGACATGGTGCCGGCCCTGGCCCTGGCGGTGGAGCAGCCCCGGGCCGACGTTATGAATCGCCCGCCTCGCGCCCGCCGCGAACGCTTGATCGATACCGCCCTGCTGGTCCGCGCCTACGGTTTCCTCGGCCCCTTGCAGGCGGCGGGCGCCATGGCGGCATTCTTCGCGGTCCTCCATGCCGGAGGCTGGTTCTGGGGCAAGGAACTTCCAACGGATTCGGTGCTGTACCTGCATGCCACCACCGCCTGCCTTGCCACCGTGGTGATCATGCAGATGGCCAATCTATTCGTCTGCCGCAGCCATGACCGGTCGGCGTTCTGGCTGGGTCCCCGGACCAACCGCCTGATCCCCGCCGGGCTGGCCTTCGAGGGGGTTCTGATCACCGCCCTGGTCTATTCGCCGCTGGGCAATATCTTATTCGCAACGGCCCCCCTGATGTGGGGCGATTGGCTGCGGGCATGCCTGTTCGCCGCGCTGCTGCTGGCGGAAGAGGTGAGGAAATTGTTCGTCCGCCATGGAGTTTTGCAAAATAAATAA
- the acnA gene encoding aconitate hydratase AcnA → MLPDPFGALRNLSLGHERLSRYYALAALDAVTDGPVSRLPVSIRIVLESVLRNCDGKRITEEHVRQLANWRPDAPRTQEIPFVVARIVLQDFTGVPLLCDLAAMRGVAQAFGKNPKIIEPLVPVDLVVDHSVQVDHYGEADSLDLNMRREFQRNAERYRFIKWGMQAFDTFRVVPPGIGIVHQVNLEFLARGVLEKDGITYPDTLVGTDSHTTMINALGVVGWGVGGIEAEAGMLGQPLVFLTPDVVGVHLHGRLPEGATATDLVLILTERLRRAKVVGKFVEFFGEGTRSLAVPDRATIANMAPEYGATMGFFPVDEETVRYLEATGRTDSEIEVFRAYYSAQGLFGMPMPGDIDYSEVIEFDLGSVQPSIAGPKRPQDRLNLSDMRRAFTSLFSAPAKDDGYGRPAEALGRRHRVETTAAADIGHGDVLIAAITSCTNTSNPGVMLAAGLLARKAVALGLKVGPRVKTSLAPGSRVVTEYLAKAGLLGDLESLGFGVVAYGCTTCIGNSGPLMPDLEQAIAADDLVCAAVLSGNRNFEARIHPAIKANFLMSPPLVVAFAIAGRIAIDMTQEPLGTGKDGKPVMLKDIWPSGREVADALLVATDPELYRRLYSDFVHGNPLWNDIPTQTGPAYAWETSTYIAEPPFFERFSPQPAGVGDIVGARALAIFGDSVTTDHISPAGSIAVSSPAGQYLLAHGVAAGDFNSYGARRGNHEVMMRGTFANVRIRNLMLPAKVDGSRVEGGLTLHQPEGSEMPIFDAASRYQEAGIPSIVFAGTEYGTGSSRDWAAKGPKLLGVRAVVAQSFERIHRSNLVGMGVLPLQFRDGESAASLGIAGDEEFHVRGLSGVLRPRQEVVLEIVNRQGRSRAISLQLRVDTAIELDYLSHGGILPYVLRDLLAAG, encoded by the coding sequence ATGCTCCCAGATCCGTTCGGCGCGTTGCGCAATCTTTCGCTCGGCCATGAAAGGCTTTCCCGCTATTACGCCTTGGCCGCCCTGGATGCCGTGACCGATGGTCCGGTGTCGCGCCTGCCGGTATCCATCCGCATCGTGCTGGAATCCGTGCTGCGCAATTGCGACGGCAAGCGAATCACCGAGGAGCACGTCCGTCAGTTGGCCAATTGGCGCCCCGACGCGCCGCGCACCCAGGAAATTCCCTTCGTCGTCGCCCGCATCGTGCTGCAGGACTTCACCGGCGTGCCGCTGCTGTGCGATCTGGCGGCCATGCGTGGCGTGGCCCAGGCCTTCGGCAAGAACCCGAAGATCATCGAGCCGCTTGTTCCGGTCGATCTGGTGGTCGACCATTCCGTCCAGGTGGACCATTACGGCGAGGCGGATTCACTGGACCTCAACATGCGCCGGGAGTTCCAGCGCAACGCCGAACGCTACCGCTTCATCAAATGGGGTATGCAGGCCTTCGACACCTTCCGGGTGGTGCCGCCGGGCATCGGCATTGTCCATCAGGTCAATCTGGAATTCCTGGCGCGCGGCGTGCTCGAGAAGGACGGCATCACCTATCCCGATACCCTGGTCGGCACAGATTCCCACACCACCATGATCAACGCCCTGGGCGTGGTCGGCTGGGGCGTCGGCGGCATCGAGGCGGAGGCCGGCATGCTGGGCCAGCCCCTGGTGTTCCTCACCCCCGACGTGGTCGGTGTGCATCTGCACGGACGCCTGCCCGAAGGCGCCACCGCCACCGATCTGGTGCTGATTCTTACCGAACGTCTGCGCCGCGCCAAGGTGGTGGGCAAGTTCGTCGAGTTCTTCGGCGAAGGCACCCGCTCGCTGGCGGTGCCGGACCGCGCCACCATCGCCAACATGGCGCCGGAATACGGCGCCACCATGGGCTTCTTCCCGGTGGATGAGGAAACCGTCAGGTATCTGGAGGCCACCGGCCGCACGGACAGCGAAATCGAGGTCTTCCGCGCCTATTATTCTGCCCAAGGCCTGTTCGGCATGCCCATGCCGGGTGACATCGATTACAGCGAGGTGATCGAGTTCGACCTGGGCTCGGTTCAGCCCTCCATCGCCGGCCCCAAACGGCCACAGGACCGCCTGAACCTTTCCGACATGCGCCGCGCCTTCACCTCCCTGTTCTCCGCCCCCGCAAAAGACGATGGTTATGGCCGACCGGCCGAGGCGTTGGGCCGGCGCCATCGGGTGGAGACAACGGCCGCCGCCGATATCGGCCATGGCGATGTCCTGATCGCCGCCATCACGTCGTGCACCAACACCTCCAATCCCGGCGTCATGCTGGCCGCCGGCCTGCTGGCCCGCAAGGCGGTGGCGCTGGGGCTGAAAGTGGGGCCACGGGTCAAGACCTCCCTGGCTCCGGGTTCGCGGGTGGTCACCGAATACCTGGCCAAGGCCGGGCTGCTGGGAGATCTGGAATCGCTGGGCTTCGGCGTGGTCGCCTATGGCTGCACGACCTGCATCGGCAATTCGGGCCCGCTGATGCCCGATCTGGAGCAGGCCATCGCTGCCGACGATCTGGTCTGCGCCGCGGTGCTGTCGGGCAACCGTAATTTTGAGGCCCGCATCCACCCGGCGATCAAGGCCAATTTCCTCATGAGCCCGCCGCTGGTGGTGGCCTTCGCCATCGCCGGCCGCATCGCCATCGACATGACTCAAGAGCCGTTGGGGACCGGCAAAGACGGCAAACCGGTGATGCTCAAGGACATCTGGCCGAGCGGCCGTGAGGTGGCCGACGCCCTGCTCGTCGCCACCGATCCCGAGCTCTATCGCCGTCTCTACAGCGATTTCGTCCACGGCAATCCGCTGTGGAACGACATCCCGACCCAAACCGGGCCAGCTTATGCCTGGGAGACGTCAACCTATATCGCCGAACCACCGTTCTTCGAACGCTTTTCCCCGCAGCCCGCCGGCGTCGGCGACATCGTCGGCGCCCGTGCCCTGGCGATTTTCGGGGATTCGGTCACCACCGACCATATCAGCCCGGCCGGCTCCATCGCCGTCTCTTCACCCGCTGGGCAATACCTGCTGGCCCACGGCGTCGCCGCCGGCGATTTCAACAGCTATGGTGCCCGGAGGGGGAACCACGAGGTGATGATGCGCGGCACTTTCGCCAACGTCCGCATCCGCAACCTGATGCTCCCCGCCAAGGTCGACGGATCGCGGGTCGAAGGCGGCCTCACCCTCCATCAGCCCGAAGGCTCGGAGATGCCGATCTTCGATGCGGCAAGCCGGTATCAGGAGGCGGGCATTCCCTCCATCGTCTTCGCCGGGACCGAGTACGGCACCGGGTCCAGCCGCGACTGGGCGGCAAAAGGGCCGAAGCTGTTGGGCGTCCGGGCGGTGGTAGCGCAAAGCTTCGAGCGTATCCATCGCTCCAATCTGGTGGGGATGGGGGTGCTTCCGCTGCAGTTCCGGGACGGCGAGTCCGCGGCGTCTCTGGGGATCGCGGGGGATGAGGAATTCCATGTCCGCGGCCTGAGCGGGGTCTTGCGGCCCAGGCAGGAAGTCGTCTTGGAGATCGTCAACCGCCAAGGCCGTAGCCGTGCGATCAGCCTGCAATTGAGGGTCGATACCGCCATCGAGCTGGACTATCTCAGCCATGGCGGAATCCTGCCTTATGTGCTTCGTGACTTGCTGGCGGCGGGTTAG